In Deltaproteobacteria bacterium, one DNA window encodes the following:
- a CDS encoding cellulase family glycosylhydrolase yields the protein MTGHFLRGFVFAVLGVWLFVGCGSSGDGDSTSPDDDDAIDDDTGDDDAIDDDADDDTWPPLPDDDGDDDSATHEDPPRLRAVTGPAAHIADDLGREVLLRGVNFNHLGDYFETDPTLPTVAELSDEDWDDVAALGHNVVRLVTTWSAWEPERDAFDEDYLARVRTAVDDAGERGLYVVIDMHQDAWSKFVFTPAEEVCPPGTSHQRGWDGAPEWATITDGEPTCTPGRREESPAVIRAWDHFYDNTDGIRDELVDLWATIATEFAGDSRVAGYDLINEPGRGSDVLATYQGLSQYYLDAEAAIRAAEQEAGTAGHILFFEPVVDGIPSAFVPRIDNAAWAVHQYMEIFNPLSLEFGFLLFDLVGRLYGAPLWYGEYNHFGGDAEADDWMRRFAALEDSYRHSGGAWWQWEQECGDPHNVMWPPTPGWIEQQQAACGNARFPIRECLNRAYPRAAPGRLTRLEATPCDGDLLVEGTTDAPGVADLWMPSDIDTSPTVTGTGIGVVTPIRVDGGWRIDVEVSGEYAIRVRES from the coding sequence ATGACCGGTCACTTCTTACGCGGTTTCGTGTTCGCCGTCCTGGGCGTGTGGTTGTTCGTCGGGTGCGGATCATCCGGCGATGGGGACTCGACGTCGCCGGATGACGACGATGCCATCGACGACGACACGGGCGACGACGACGCGATTGACGACGACGCGGACGACGACACGTGGCCGCCGCTTCCCGACGACGATGGCGATGACGATTCCGCGACGCACGAGGATCCTCCGCGTCTGCGCGCCGTGACCGGTCCGGCAGCCCATATCGCGGACGATCTCGGCCGCGAGGTACTCCTGCGCGGCGTGAACTTCAACCACCTGGGCGACTACTTCGAGACCGATCCCACGCTTCCTACCGTGGCGGAACTGAGTGACGAGGACTGGGACGACGTCGCAGCCCTCGGCCACAACGTCGTGCGTCTCGTCACCACGTGGTCCGCGTGGGAGCCGGAACGCGACGCGTTTGACGAAGACTACCTTGCGCGCGTGCGCACCGCCGTGGACGACGCCGGGGAGCGCGGCTTGTACGTCGTGATCGACATGCATCAGGACGCGTGGTCGAAGTTCGTCTTCACGCCCGCGGAAGAGGTCTGCCCGCCCGGTACGAGCCATCAGCGCGGGTGGGATGGCGCGCCCGAGTGGGCGACGATCACCGACGGCGAACCCACCTGCACGCCCGGACGACGCGAGGAGAGCCCCGCCGTGATCCGCGCGTGGGATCATTTCTACGACAACACCGACGGCATTCGCGACGAGCTCGTCGATCTGTGGGCGACGATCGCGACCGAATTCGCCGGCGATTCGCGCGTGGCGGGTTACGATTTGATCAACGAGCCGGGTCGGGGCTCCGACGTCCTCGCCACGTACCAGGGTCTGAGCCAGTATTACCTCGACGCCGAAGCGGCGATTCGCGCGGCCGAGCAGGAGGCGGGCACGGCGGGACACATCCTCTTCTTCGAACCGGTCGTCGACGGCATCCCCTCGGCGTTCGTCCCGCGAATCGACAACGCGGCGTGGGCCGTTCACCAGTACATGGAAATCTTCAACCCGCTCTCGCTGGAGTTCGGATTCCTCCTGTTCGATCTGGTGGGCCGCCTCTACGGCGCGCCGCTGTGGTACGGCGAGTACAACCACTTCGGCGGCGACGCGGAAGCCGACGACTGGATGCGAAGGTTCGCCGCGCTCGAAGATTCGTATCGGCACTCCGGCGGCGCGTGGTGGCAGTGGGAGCAGGAGTGCGGCGACCCACACAACGTCATGTGGCCGCCCACCCCCGGATGGATCGAACAGCAACAGGCCGCTTGCGGCAACGCGCGATTTCCCATCCGCGAATGCCTGAACCGCGCCTATCCTCGCGCCGCGCCGGGACGTCTCACGCGCCTCGAAGCCACGCCGTGCGACGGCGACCTGCTCGTCGAGGGGACGACCGACGCGCCCGGCGTCGCGGATTTGTGGATGCCGTCGGACATCGACACATCGCCGACCGTGACGGGCACGGGCATCGGCGTGGTCACGCCCATTCGCGTGGACGGCGGCTGGCGGATCGACGTGGAGGTCAGCGGGGAGTACGCGATCCGCGTGAGAGAGTCGTGA
- a CDS encoding tetratricopeptide repeat protein has translation MTGDSKGVQASLDRGALEEGRRSILARIAKLEERRSTAKPEILDKLLAEQKSKLADVDRQLAAAPRTPAPTPAPTPAPAPTPVPTPVHAPAPTPVPTPTPPPAPVPRVELPETAPAPEPEPEPEPIGEQPRPWDVSFGSRFDDEFPPKKFPWALVVAGAVVLAVLALGYAYITKAGVSPAPSAPPPVAAASPTPSPTPTPTPPPVDHLAKGTELWWTRGPEKAAEALVELRVAASASPPSAEAEARIAEIELLLAAQTGRDREAIAKACEAAERHFAAPSPPASAGRARATCEYARKRYGPALAAATAILSVSGDAPPDAETHLLIGRIHQANRQGDKALASYEKAASLGPRLFEARHLAAEVRAARRDFKGAIEAQTAALAIAPQSEIAAKKLAEYKAALKPGEDEEDTTNEDAFTQYYQTAVRMRNEGRFAEAAAQLDQAIALRPNASLLLTKARWVADTDPTGALEAAKRASAAGSDEAWYWIGALEQRAGRTGNAIAAYEAYLARNPGGSYAAEAQNALSKLKGP, from the coding sequence ATGACCGGTGATTCGAAGGGCGTCCAGGCGTCGCTCGACCGGGGCGCCCTGGAGGAAGGGCGGCGTTCGATCCTTGCTCGGATCGCCAAGCTCGAGGAGCGTCGCTCCACGGCGAAGCCGGAGATCCTCGACAAGCTGCTGGCGGAACAGAAATCCAAGCTCGCGGATGTGGACCGGCAACTCGCCGCCGCCCCGCGCACACCCGCTCCGACTCCCGCACCGACTCCCGCTCCTGCACCCACGCCCGTTCCGACGCCCGTTCACGCTCCCGCTCCAACTCCCGTTCCCACTCCAACTCCCCCGCCCGCTCCCGTTCCACGGGTCGAATTGCCCGAGACGGCACCCGCGCCGGAGCCTGAACCGGAGCCCGAACCGATTGGCGAACAGCCGCGTCCGTGGGATGTTTCCTTTGGGTCGCGTTTCGACGACGAATTTCCTCCCAAGAAATTTCCGTGGGCGCTCGTCGTCGCGGGAGCGGTCGTGCTCGCCGTATTGGCACTTGGGTACGCCTACATCACAAAAGCCGGCGTTTCCCCGGCACCCAGCGCGCCGCCCCCGGTCGCGGCGGCGTCGCCAACGCCTTCTCCGACGCCTACGCCGACACCGCCGCCGGTTGATCATCTGGCGAAGGGGACGGAGCTTTGGTGGACCCGCGGTCCCGAGAAGGCGGCCGAGGCGTTGGTCGAACTCCGCGTTGCGGCGAGTGCGTCGCCGCCATCCGCGGAGGCCGAGGCTCGCATCGCGGAAATCGAGTTGCTGCTCGCCGCGCAGACCGGGCGCGACCGCGAGGCCATTGCGAAGGCTTGCGAAGCGGCCGAGCGGCACTTCGCCGCGCCGTCACCGCCGGCGTCCGCCGGTCGTGCCAGGGCGACTTGCGAATACGCGCGAAAGCGATACGGCCCGGCGCTCGCCGCGGCGACCGCGATCCTGTCCGTGTCCGGCGACGCTCCGCCCGACGCCGAGACGCACCTTCTGATCGGCCGAATCCATCAAGCGAATCGCCAGGGAGACAAGGCGCTGGCGTCGTACGAAAAAGCCGCGTCGCTCGGCCCGCGCTTGTTCGAAGCCCGGCATCTCGCGGCCGAGGTTCGCGCCGCGCGTCGCGACTTCAAGGGAGCGATCGAGGCTCAAACGGCGGCGCTGGCGATCGCCCCGCAAAGCGAAATCGCCGCGAAGAAACTCGCTGAGTACAAGGCCGCGCTGAAGCCGGGCGAGGACGAAGAGGACACGACGAACGAGGACGCCTTCACGCAGTATTATCAAACGGCTGTCCGAATGCGGAATGAGGGCCGATTCGCCGAGGCCGCCGCGCAACTCGATCAGGCGATCGCCCTACGTCCCAACGCGTCGCTGCTGCTGACCAAGGCGCGGTGGGTGGCGGACACCGACCCGACCGGCGCGCTCGAGGCCGCCAAACGCGCTTCGGCGGCGGGCAGCGACGAAGCGTGGTACTGGATCGGTGCGTTGGAGCAACGCGCGGGACGCACGGGAAACGCCATCGCGGCGTACGAGGCCTACCTCGCCCGCAACCCCGGCGGGTCATACGCGGCCGAGGCGCAAAACGCGCTCTCGAAGCTCAAGGGGCCCTGA
- a CDS encoding sigma-54-dependent Fis family transcriptional regulator, whose amino-acid sequence MRIDDLNIQELVEYDAESGTILFAGQRALIIDTTAIGSLRKDLIEHFGLATARGFLTRFGYIHGWRMAEAMQAHYKWDSDEDQRMAGGHIHMLAGMFRFDPDNADPLSKAGRTLLSSYEAEQHIAHLGRSESPVCWTICGLTSGYLSRTLGQDIYVLEERCIGRGDAACHLLGRTREEWGDDRAEELHFFRLENLNGWLDVSLHQITETLKEVEHKLQERTRVLARVASEVDEPLGMVSKSTAMRRLIDLAQRVAKVDTTLLITGESGTGKERIARFVHDQSARARGPFIAVNCGAITETLLESELFGHARGAFTGAVQNRPGLFEAANGGTLLLDEIGEVSPAMQIKLLRALQEREIRRVGENQSRAINVRVIAATNRELIEDIASGRFRKDLYYRLNVVELHMPALRDRRDDILPLARVLQAEAALRLKRPISSLSPRVADQLLRYDWPGNVRELENAMERAVALGRVKRTELDDLPEEVRQAIAIPAKSGEVKSLEDVEKEYILSVLDRNGGNQTRSAEQLGIGSATLYRKLKSYGAIGGKRGDRSDA is encoded by the coding sequence ATGCGAATCGACGACCTGAATATTCAGGAATTGGTGGAGTACGACGCCGAGAGCGGAACGATCCTCTTCGCGGGTCAGCGCGCGCTCATCATCGACACGACCGCGATCGGGAGTCTGCGCAAGGACCTCATCGAACATTTCGGTCTCGCGACCGCCCGGGGATTCCTCACCCGATTCGGCTACATTCACGGGTGGCGGATGGCCGAGGCGATGCAGGCTCATTACAAGTGGGACAGTGACGAGGACCAACGGATGGCCGGCGGTCACATCCACATGCTGGCGGGGATGTTCCGGTTCGATCCCGATAACGCCGATCCACTTTCGAAAGCAGGTCGAACGCTGTTGAGTTCGTACGAGGCGGAGCAGCACATCGCCCACCTGGGACGCAGCGAGTCCCCCGTCTGCTGGACGATCTGCGGCCTGACCAGCGGGTACCTGAGTCGGACATTGGGCCAGGACATCTACGTCCTGGAAGAGCGTTGCATCGGCCGGGGCGACGCGGCGTGTCACCTGCTGGGCCGAACCCGCGAAGAGTGGGGCGACGATCGCGCGGAAGAGCTGCATTTCTTTCGTCTCGAAAACCTGAACGGCTGGCTCGACGTCTCGCTTCACCAGATCACCGAGACACTCAAGGAAGTTGAACACAAGCTGCAGGAGAGGACGCGCGTGCTCGCCCGCGTCGCGAGCGAAGTCGATGAACCGCTCGGAATGGTCTCGAAGAGCACCGCCATGCGACGCCTGATCGATCTCGCCCAGCGGGTCGCCAAGGTGGACACCACGCTGCTCATCACGGGAGAGAGCGGGACGGGCAAAGAGCGCATCGCGCGGTTTGTGCATGACCAATCCGCGCGCGCGCGCGGACCGTTCATCGCGGTTAACTGCGGTGCGATCACCGAAACGCTTTTGGAGAGCGAGCTGTTTGGACACGCGCGAGGGGCGTTCACGGGCGCGGTGCAAAACCGCCCGGGGCTCTTCGAGGCCGCGAATGGCGGGACGCTGCTGCTCGACGAAATCGGCGAGGTCTCGCCGGCAATGCAGATCAAACTCCTGCGCGCATTGCAGGAGCGCGAGATCCGCCGCGTCGGGGAAAACCAATCCCGGGCCATCAACGTCCGCGTCATCGCCGCGACGAACCGCGAACTGATCGAGGACATCGCGTCGGGCCGCTTTCGCAAGGACCTCTATTACCGGCTGAACGTCGTGGAGTTGCACATGCCCGCTCTTCGCGATCGGCGGGACGATATCCTCCCGCTCGCCCGCGTCCTGCAGGCCGAGGCGGCCCTTCGACTCAAACGCCCGATCTCCAGTCTTTCGCCGCGTGTGGCGGATCAGCTCCTGCGTTACGACTGGCCGGGCAATGTCCGTGAACTGGAAAACGCCATGGAACGCGCGGTCGCACTGGGGCGCGTCAAGCGTACGGAACTCGACGATCTCCCCGAAGAAGTCCGACAGGCGATTGCGATCCCGGCGAAATCGGGCGAGGTGAAGTCGCTCGAAGACGTCGAAAAAGAATATATCCTGTCCGTTCTCGATCGGAACGGCGGCAACCAAACGCGCAGCGCCGAGCAACTCGGCATCGGATCGGCGACGCTTTACCGCAAACTCAAAAGTTACGGCGCCATCGGCGGGAAACGGGGCGATCGATCGGATGCGTAG